A region of Leclercia adecarboxylata DNA encodes the following proteins:
- the iagB gene encoding type III secretion system invasion protein IagB, translating into MKRFIFLLLLISQGALANCWNSAGQYYHVDPWLLFAIADVESGLNPNAVGYNHDGSRDVGLMQINSSHFSELERKGIDEYRLMAEPCTSIMVGASILSDMIKVYGYNWEAVGAYNAGLKPENFPQRRIYARKVWAKYQRIKRMSQFH; encoded by the coding sequence ATGAAACGTTTTATTTTTCTGTTGTTATTAATCAGCCAGGGCGCATTAGCCAACTGCTGGAATTCTGCCGGGCAATATTACCATGTCGACCCCTGGTTATTATTTGCCATTGCGGACGTAGAGTCCGGATTAAATCCCAATGCGGTCGGTTATAACCATGATGGTTCACGTGATGTTGGGTTGATGCAAATAAACAGTTCGCATTTTTCAGAGCTGGAAAGAAAAGGCATTGATGAGTACCGGTTAATGGCTGAGCCCTGCACCTCTATTATGGTCGGTGCATCCATTCTCTCCGACATGATTAAAGTCTACGGCTATAACTGGGAAGCGGTAGGGGCTTATAACGCCGGGCTGAAACCCGAAAATTTCCCCCAGCGCAGAATATACGCCAGAAAGGTCTGGGCTAAATACCAAAGAATAAAAAGGATGTCGCAGTTCCATTAA
- a CDS encoding chitinase: MNKRTLLSILVAGACVAPVMAQATMLKAKSSEPYTMKASDLAKKEKALTDFPLMKSVKATIRTLDNAQVELIEPGKATNPDNVKRVESILKESDWEYLFPLRAKDYSYSNFLKAVGKFPALCDNYTDGRDSLAICRKELATMFAHFAQETGGHESWRPEAEWRQALVYVREMGWSEGQKGGYNGECNPSVWQGQTWPCGKDKDGDFLSYFGRGAKQLSYNYNYGPFSEAMFGDVRTLLDKPELVADTWLNLASAIFFFAYPQPPKPSMLQVIDGTWQPNDRDKANGLVPGFGVTTQIINGGVECGGPTEIAQSQNRIKYYKEFANYLKVPVAENEVLGCANMKQFDEGGAGALKVYWEQDWGWSADTPSGKTYSCQLVGYQTPFSAFKDGDYTKCVQKFFNVNIVNDDGTPVTPGDDTPADNTPADNTPADNTPADNTPADETPADNTPAVVNHTPVAVISGPIGAVDAGAQVSLSAENSTDEDGNKLTYTWRSQDGQTVSGEDKAVVTFTAPESATAQQYEISLDVNDGELSNTTTYLLNVKAKAQTPAGDEGSSDAYAAWSANSKYNAGDIVNNHGKLFQCKPFPYSGWCNSAPAYYEPGAGLAWADAWTAL, from the coding sequence ATGAATAAAAGGACATTACTGAGCATTCTGGTCGCGGGCGCGTGCGTGGCACCTGTCATGGCGCAGGCAACCATGCTCAAAGCGAAAAGCAGCGAACCCTATACCATGAAAGCCAGCGACCTGGCCAAAAAGGAAAAGGCGTTAACGGATTTCCCGCTGATGAAGTCGGTCAAGGCGACTATCCGTACTCTGGATAACGCCCAGGTGGAGCTGATTGAGCCGGGTAAAGCGACCAACCCGGATAACGTGAAGCGTGTTGAAAGCATTCTGAAGGAGAGCGACTGGGAGTATCTCTTCCCGCTGCGCGCCAAAGATTACAGCTACAGCAACTTCCTGAAGGCGGTAGGTAAATTCCCGGCACTGTGTGACAACTACACCGATGGTCGCGACAGCCTGGCCATTTGCCGCAAAGAGCTGGCAACCATGTTTGCCCACTTCGCGCAGGAGACCGGCGGGCATGAGTCCTGGCGTCCTGAAGCTGAATGGCGCCAGGCGCTGGTTTACGTCCGCGAGATGGGCTGGAGCGAAGGCCAGAAGGGCGGCTATAACGGCGAATGTAACCCAAGCGTGTGGCAGGGCCAGACCTGGCCGTGCGGCAAAGACAAAGACGGCGATTTCCTGAGCTACTTTGGCCGCGGTGCAAAACAGCTCTCCTACAACTACAACTACGGTCCGTTCTCGGAAGCGATGTTTGGTGATGTCCGCACGCTGCTGGACAAGCCGGAGCTGGTGGCCGACACCTGGCTGAACCTGGCGAGCGCCATCTTCTTCTTCGCCTACCCGCAGCCGCCGAAACCGAGCATGCTGCAGGTTATCGACGGTACCTGGCAGCCTAACGATCGCGATAAAGCTAACGGCCTGGTGCCGGGCTTCGGCGTGACCACCCAGATCATCAACGGCGGCGTAGAGTGCGGCGGTCCGACTGAAATTGCCCAGTCTCAGAACCGTATCAAGTACTACAAAGAGTTCGCCAACTACCTGAAGGTTCCGGTGGCGGAAAACGAAGTGCTGGGCTGTGCCAACATGAAGCAGTTCGATGAAGGCGGCGCGGGCGCACTTAAAGTGTACTGGGAACAGGACTGGGGATGGAGCGCGGATACGCCGAGCGGTAAGACCTACTCCTGCCAGCTGGTGGGTTATCAGACGCCATTCAGCGCATTTAAAGACGGCGACTACACCAAATGCGTGCAGAAGTTCTTTAACGTCAATATCGTTAATGACGACGGCACTCCGGTAACGCCGGGCGATGATACGCCAGCGGACAACACCCCGGCTGACAATACTCCGGCAGACAACACGCCAGCGGATAACACCCCGGCAGATGAGACCCCGGCAGATAACACGCCAGCGGTCGTCAACCATACGCCGGTAGCGGTCATCTCCGGCCCGATTGGGGCAGTTGATGCAGGTGCGCAGGTCTCCCTGAGCGCAGAGAACTCCACCGACGAAGACGGTAACAAGCTGACCTACACCTGGCGCTCCCAGGACGGCCAGACCGTAAGCGGTGAAGACAAAGCGGTGGTCACTTTCACTGCGCCAGAGTCCGCGACGGCTCAGCAGTATGAGATCAGCCTGGACGTTAACGACGGCGAGCTGAGCAACACCACCACCTATCTGCTGAACGTCAAAGCGAAAGCGCAGACGCCAGCGGGGGATGAAGGCAGTTCCGACGCTTATGCGGCGTGGAGCGCCAACAGCAAGTACAACGCAGGCGATATCGTGAACAACCACGGTAAACTGTTCCAGTGCAAGCCGTTCCCGTACAGCGGATGGTGTAACAGCGCTCCGGCATACTATGAACCAGGCGCAGGCCTGGCATGGGCAGACGCCTGGACCGCACTGTAA
- a CDS encoding NAD-dependent epimerase/dehydratase family protein, giving the protein MKVLVTGATSGLGRNAVEFLRNKGVSVRATGRNEAMGKLLQKMGAEFVHADLTELVSSQAKVMLAGIDTLWHCSSFTSPWGTQEAFDLANVRATRRLGEWAVAWGVRNFVHISSPSLYFDYHHHRDIQEDFRPARFACEFARSKAASEEVIDLLAQSNPHTRFTILRPQSLFGPHDKVFIPRLAQMMHHYGSVLLPRGGDALVDMTYYDNAIHAMWLASQSACDGLPSGRAYNITNGEPRSLRSIVQKLIDELNIHCRIRSVPYPMLDIIARSMERLGNKAAKEPALTHYGVSKLNFDFTLDTQRAESELGYKPLVTLDEGIVRTAAWLRDHGKLHR; this is encoded by the coding sequence ATGAAGGTACTGGTTACCGGCGCCACCAGCGGCTTAGGCCGCAATGCGGTGGAGTTTTTGCGCAATAAAGGCGTCAGCGTCCGGGCCACCGGCCGTAATGAAGCGATGGGTAAATTGCTGCAAAAAATGGGCGCAGAGTTTGTCCATGCCGACCTGACGGAACTGGTCTCTTCCCAGGCAAAAGTGATGCTGGCCGGAATCGATACGCTGTGGCACTGCTCCAGCTTTACCTCGCCGTGGGGAACCCAGGAAGCCTTTGACCTGGCCAACGTGCGCGCTACCCGCCGTCTCGGCGAGTGGGCCGTGGCCTGGGGCGTGCGCAACTTCGTGCATATCTCCTCCCCGTCGCTCTATTTCGACTATCACCACCATCGCGATATCCAGGAAGATTTTCGTCCGGCGCGCTTCGCCTGCGAGTTTGCCCGCAGCAAGGCCGCCAGCGAAGAGGTGATCGATCTGCTGGCGCAGTCCAACCCGCACACCCGCTTTACCATTTTGCGTCCACAGAGCCTGTTTGGCCCCCACGACAAAGTGTTTATCCCGCGCCTGGCGCAGATGATGCACCACTACGGCAGCGTGCTGCTGCCGCGCGGCGGGGATGCGCTGGTGGATATGACCTATTACGACAACGCCATTCATGCCATGTGGCTGGCGAGCCAGAGCGCCTGCGACGGTTTGCCGTCCGGCCGGGCGTACAACATCACCAACGGTGAGCCGCGCTCGCTGCGCAGCATTGTGCAGAAGTTGATTGACGAGCTGAATATTCACTGCCGGATCCGCTCCGTCCCCTACCCGATGCTGGATATTATTGCCCGCAGCATGGAGCGGCTGGGGAATAAAGCCGCCAAAGAGCCTGCGCTGACGCACTACGGGGTGTCGAAGCTGAACTTTGATTTTACCCTCGACACGCAGCGCGCGGAGAGTGAGCTGGGCTATAAGCCGCTGGTGACGCTGGATGAGGGGATTGTGCGTACCGCGGCATGGCTGCGGGATCACGGGAAGTTACATCGTTAA
- a CDS encoding SDR family oxidoreductase gives MTQRILVLGASGYIGQHLVTALSARGHQVRAAARSIERLQKQNLPGVTCHTIDLNWPQTLASLLEGVDTLYYLVHSMGEGGDFIAHERQVAMNVRDLLLEHPVKQIIFLSSLQAPEHEQSDHLRARQVTADTLRSAVIPLTELRAGIIVGAGSAAFEVMRDMVYNLPVLTPPRWVRSRTTPIALENLLHYLVELLEHPASEHRVLEAAGPEVLSYQQQFEHFMRVSGRRRPLIPIPFPTRWISVWFLNVITSVPPTTAKALIQGLKHDLLADDRELRALIPQTLIPFDDAVRNTLKEEEKLVNSSDWGYDAQAFARWRPEYGYYPKQAGYTVKTSASLSALWQVVNQIGGKERYFFGNILWQTRGMMDLLVGHKLAKGRPAAPWLQTGDTVDSWKVIIVEPEKQLALLFGMKAPGLGRLCFTLKDKGDHRELDVRAWWHPHGMPGLFYWLLMIPAHLFIFRGMARRIAVLAEQNSEKE, from the coding sequence GTGACGCAACGTATTCTGGTCCTGGGTGCCAGCGGGTATATCGGTCAACATCTGGTGACCGCCCTGAGCGCACGCGGGCATCAGGTACGGGCGGCGGCGCGCAGCATTGAGCGCCTGCAGAAGCAAAACCTGCCTGGCGTCACCTGCCATACTATCGACCTCAACTGGCCGCAGACGCTGGCGTCGCTGCTGGAGGGGGTCGATACCCTTTACTATCTGGTCCACAGCATGGGCGAAGGGGGCGATTTTATTGCCCACGAGCGCCAGGTGGCGATGAACGTCCGCGACCTGCTGCTGGAACACCCGGTTAAGCAGATAATCTTCCTCAGTTCGTTGCAGGCCCCGGAACACGAGCAGTCCGACCATCTGCGCGCCCGGCAAGTGACCGCCGACACCCTGCGCAGCGCGGTAATACCGCTCACCGAGCTGCGGGCTGGGATCATCGTCGGCGCGGGATCGGCCGCTTTCGAAGTGATGCGCGATATGGTCTACAACCTGCCGGTGCTGACCCCGCCGCGCTGGGTGCGCTCGCGCACCACGCCGATTGCGCTGGAGAACCTGCTGCACTATCTGGTTGAGCTGCTGGAACATCCGGCATCTGAGCACCGGGTGCTGGAGGCCGCCGGCCCCGAGGTGCTGAGCTACCAGCAGCAGTTTGAGCATTTTATGCGGGTGAGCGGCCGCCGCCGTCCGCTGATCCCCATCCCCTTCCCGACCCGCTGGATCTCGGTGTGGTTTTTAAACGTGATCACTTCCGTACCGCCGACCACTGCCAAAGCCTTAATCCAGGGGCTGAAGCACGATCTGCTGGCGGATGATCGCGAGCTGCGCGCACTGATCCCGCAAACGCTGATCCCTTTTGATGATGCGGTGCGCAACACGCTGAAGGAGGAGGAGAAGCTGGTGAATTCCAGCGACTGGGGCTACGACGCCCAGGCCTTCGCCCGCTGGCGTCCGGAATATGGCTACTACCCGAAACAGGCCGGTTATACGGTGAAAACCTCTGCCAGCCTCAGCGCCCTGTGGCAGGTGGTAAACCAGATCGGCGGGAAAGAGCGCTACTTCTTTGGCAATATCCTCTGGCAGACCCGGGGGATGATGGACCTGCTGGTCGGGCATAAGCTGGCGAAAGGTCGTCCGGCCGCGCCCTGGCTGCAAACCGGCGATACCGTCGACAGCTGGAAGGTGATTATCGTTGAGCCAGAGAAGCAGCTGGCGCTGTTGTTTGGCATGAAAGCCCCCGGCCTCGGGCGGCTCTGTTTTACCCTGAAGGACAAGGGCGACCACCGCGAACTGGACGTGCGTGCCTGGTGGCATCCGCACGGGATGCCGGGTCTGTTCTACTGGCTGCTGATGATCCCGGCCCACCTGTTTATCTTCCGGGGAATGGCGCGGCGCATTGCCGTTCTGGCAGAACAAAACTCAGAAAAAGAGTAA
- the ltaE gene encoding low-specificity L-threonine aldolase — MIDLRSDTVTRPSRAMLEEMLAAPVGDDVYGDDPTVNDLQRYAAELSGHEAALFLPTGTQANLVALLSHCERGEEYIVGQGAHNYLYEAGGAAVLGSIQPQPIDAAPDGSLPLDKVAAKIKADDIHFARTRLLSLENTHNGKVLPREYLKAAWEFTRERGLGLHVDGARIFNAVVEYGCELKEVTQYCDSFTICLSKGLGTPVGSLLVGNADYIKRANRWRKMTGGGMRQAGILAAAGLYALKNNVARLKDDHDNAAWMATQLREIGADVMRHDTNMLFIRVGDEHAAALGEFMKARGVLINASPVVRLVMHLDVNREQLADVVAHWQAFLQR, encoded by the coding sequence ATGATTGATTTACGCAGTGATACCGTCACCCGACCGAGCCGTGCCATGCTGGAAGAGATGCTGGCCGCGCCGGTCGGGGACGACGTCTACGGCGATGACCCCACCGTTAACGACCTTCAGCGCTATGCCGCAGAGCTGAGCGGCCACGAGGCCGCTCTGTTCCTGCCTACCGGCACCCAGGCCAACCTGGTGGCCCTGCTCAGCCACTGCGAGCGCGGCGAAGAGTATATCGTCGGCCAGGGGGCGCATAACTACCTCTACGAAGCCGGTGGCGCGGCGGTGCTCGGCAGCATTCAGCCGCAGCCGATCGATGCCGCCCCTGACGGCTCCCTGCCGCTGGACAAGGTCGCCGCCAAAATCAAAGCCGACGATATCCACTTCGCCCGCACCAGACTGCTCAGCCTCGAAAACACCCATAACGGCAAAGTGCTGCCGCGTGAGTACCTGAAAGCGGCGTGGGAATTTACCCGCGAGCGCGGGCTGGGGCTGCACGTCGATGGCGCGCGCATCTTTAACGCCGTGGTGGAGTATGGCTGCGAGCTGAAAGAGGTAACGCAATATTGCGACTCGTTCACCATTTGTCTCTCCAAAGGGCTGGGTACGCCGGTGGGCTCTCTGCTGGTGGGCAATGCCGACTACATTAAGCGCGCCAACCGCTGGCGTAAAATGACCGGCGGCGGCATGCGCCAGGCCGGGATCCTCGCCGCAGCGGGTCTGTACGCCCTGAAAAATAACGTCGCCCGCCTGAAGGACGATCACGATAACGCGGCATGGATGGCGACGCAGCTGCGCGAGATCGGCGCTGACGTGATGCGTCACGACACTAACATGCTGTTTATCCGCGTCGGCGATGAACACGCGGCGGCGCTGGGTGAGTTTATGAAGGCGCGCGGCGTGCTGATTAACGCCTCGCCGGTGGTGCGTCTGGTGATGCACCTCGATGTCAACCGCGAGCAGCTGGCAGACGTGGTTGCCCACTGGCAGGCGTTTTTGCAGCGCTAA
- the poxB gene encoding ubiquinone-dependent pyruvate dehydrogenase has protein sequence MKQTVANYIAKMLEQAGVKRIWGVTGDSLNGLSDSLNRMGTIEWMPTRHEEVAAFAAGAEAQLTGELAVCAGSCGPGNLHLINGLFDCHRNHVPVLAIAAHIPSSEIGSGYFQETHPQELFRECSHYCELVSSPEQIPQVLALALRNAILKRGVSVIVLPGDVALKPAPEQASTHWYPAPQPVVTPAQGELKKLAQLLRYSSNIALMCGSGCAGAHEELLEFAGTLKAPIVHALRGKEHVEYDNPYDVGMTGLIGFSSGFHTMMNADTLVLLGTQFPYRAFYPTDAKIIQIDINPAAIGAHSKVDMALVGDIKATLSALMPLLEEKTDRKFLDKALSDYRDARKGLDDLAKPGDKALHPQYLAQQISHYAADDAIFTCDVGTPTVWAARYLKMNGKRRLLGSFNHGSMANAMPQALGAKATAPERQVVAMCGDGGFSMLMGDFLSVAQMKLPIKIVVFNNSVLGFVAMEMKAGGYLTDGTDLHDTNFAAIAEACGITGIRVEKASEVDDALQRAFATDGPVLVDVVVAKEELAIPPQIKLEQAKGFSLYMLRAIISGRGDEVLELAKTNWLR, from the coding sequence ATGAAACAAACCGTGGCGAACTATATTGCGAAAATGCTGGAGCAGGCCGGGGTCAAACGGATCTGGGGCGTGACCGGTGATTCCCTTAACGGTCTGAGCGACAGCCTGAACCGGATGGGCACCATCGAATGGATGCCGACCCGCCATGAGGAGGTCGCTGCGTTCGCCGCCGGGGCCGAGGCGCAGCTTACCGGCGAGCTGGCGGTCTGCGCCGGATCCTGCGGGCCGGGTAACCTGCACCTGATCAACGGCCTGTTTGATTGCCACCGCAACCATGTCCCGGTGCTGGCTATCGCCGCGCACATTCCGTCGAGCGAAATCGGCAGCGGCTATTTTCAGGAGACGCACCCTCAGGAGCTGTTCCGGGAATGCAGCCACTACTGTGAACTGGTCTCATCCCCGGAACAGATCCCCCAGGTGCTGGCTCTGGCCCTGCGCAACGCCATTCTCAAGCGCGGCGTCTCGGTGATTGTGCTGCCGGGCGACGTGGCGCTGAAACCGGCGCCGGAACAGGCCAGCACCCACTGGTATCCGGCCCCGCAGCCGGTGGTGACCCCTGCTCAGGGCGAGCTGAAAAAACTGGCCCAGCTGCTGCGCTACTCCAGCAATATCGCCCTGATGTGCGGCAGCGGCTGCGCCGGCGCGCATGAGGAGCTGCTGGAATTTGCCGGCACCCTCAAAGCACCCATCGTGCATGCCCTGCGCGGGAAAGAGCACGTGGAGTACGATAACCCCTATGACGTGGGGATGACCGGGCTGATCGGCTTCTCTTCCGGGTTCCACACCATGATGAACGCCGATACCCTGGTGCTTCTCGGCACCCAGTTCCCCTATCGCGCGTTTTACCCCACCGACGCCAAAATCATCCAGATCGACATCAACCCGGCCGCTATCGGGGCGCACAGCAAGGTGGATATGGCGCTGGTGGGCGACATCAAGGCGACCCTGAGCGCGCTGATGCCGCTGCTGGAGGAGAAAACCGACCGTAAGTTCCTGGATAAGGCCCTGAGCGACTATCGCGATGCCCGCAAAGGGCTGGACGATCTGGCGAAGCCCGGCGATAAGGCGCTGCACCCGCAGTATCTGGCGCAGCAGATCAGCCACTATGCCGCCGACGATGCCATCTTCACCTGCGACGTGGGCACCCCCACCGTCTGGGCGGCGCGCTACCTGAAAATGAACGGCAAGCGCCGACTGCTGGGCTCGTTTAACCACGGCTCGATGGCCAACGCCATGCCGCAGGCGCTGGGGGCGAAAGCCACCGCGCCGGAGCGTCAGGTGGTGGCGATGTGCGGCGACGGCGGGTTCAGCATGCTGATGGGGGATTTCCTCTCGGTGGCGCAGATGAAGCTGCCGATCAAAATCGTCGTCTTTAACAACAGCGTGCTGGGTTTTGTGGCGATGGAGATGAAAGCGGGCGGCTACCTGACCGACGGAACAGATCTGCACGACACCAATTTCGCCGCCATCGCCGAAGCCTGCGGCATCACCGGCATTCGCGTGGAGAAGGCCTCGGAAGTGGATGATGCGCTCCAGCGCGCCTTCGCCACCGACGGCCCGGTGCTGGTGGACGTGGTGGTCGCCAAAGAGGAGCTGGCCATTCCGCCGCAGATCAAACTGGAGCAGGCGAAGGGCTTTAGCCTGTACATGCTGCGCGCCATTATCAGCGGCCGCGGCGACGAAGTTTTGGAGCTAGCCAAAACCAACTGGCTCAGGTAA
- a CDS encoding DoxX family protein, with protein sequence MVKSLLIAVNKTLTHDDFGRLLLRLAVGGLMLFHGMHKAIDGVGGIAGMLVAKGLPGFIAYGVLIGEVVAPILIILGILTRPAALVLAFTMVVAWLMVGTGKTFALDAVGAWAIESLVYFFVGALAVAFLGAGRYSVVSDPAWK encoded by the coding sequence ATGGTTAAATCATTGTTAATTGCTGTTAATAAAACGCTAACGCATGACGATTTTGGCAGACTGTTGCTGCGCCTGGCCGTGGGTGGATTGATGCTGTTTCACGGGATGCATAAAGCGATCGATGGGGTGGGGGGGATTGCAGGCATGCTGGTGGCAAAAGGGCTGCCGGGCTTTATCGCTTATGGGGTGTTGATTGGAGAAGTGGTGGCGCCGATCCTGATTATTCTCGGCATTCTCACCCGTCCGGCGGCGCTGGTGCTGGCTTTTACCATGGTGGTGGCCTGGCTGATGGTGGGCACCGGGAAAACCTTCGCGCTGGATGCGGTAGGGGCCTGGGCAATTGAGAGTCTGGTCTATTTCTTCGTTGGCGCGCTGGCCGTGGCATTTTTAGGGGCAGGGCGGTATTCGGTGGTGAGCGATCCGGCGTGGAAGTAG
- the hcr gene encoding NADH oxidoreductase — protein sequence MTMPTHQCPWRMQVHHIHQETPDVWTISLLCHDYYPYRAGQYALVSVRNSADTLRAYTISSTPGISEYITLTVRRIDEGAGSQWLTHDVKRGDYIWLSDAQGDFTCDDKPEDKFLLLAAGCGVTPVMSMRRWLAKNRPQADVEVIFSVRSPQDVIFADEWRNYPVTLVAENNATEGFVAGRLSRELLQSVPDIAARTVMTCGPAPYMDIVEEEVKALGVTRFFKEQFFTPVAEAATSGLKFTKLQPAKTFFGRVGSTLLDALESNNVPVVAACRAGVCGCCKTKVVDGNYTVTSTMTLTDAEVAEGYVLACSCHPQGDLVLA from the coding sequence ATGACTATGCCAACCCATCAGTGCCCATGGCGGATGCAGGTTCACCACATCCATCAGGAAACGCCGGATGTCTGGACGATTTCGTTGCTGTGCCACGACTATTATCCATACCGTGCCGGGCAGTATGCGCTGGTCAGCGTGCGTAACTCAGCGGATACGCTGCGGGCGTACACGATCTCCTCAACGCCTGGCATCAGCGAGTACATCACGCTGACCGTCCGCCGCATTGATGAGGGGGCAGGCTCGCAGTGGCTGACGCATGACGTGAAGCGTGGGGATTACATCTGGCTGTCTGACGCGCAGGGTGATTTTACCTGCGACGATAAGCCGGAAGATAAATTCCTGCTGCTGGCCGCCGGATGCGGCGTCACGCCGGTGATGTCGATGCGTCGCTGGCTGGCGAAGAACCGTCCGCAGGCTGACGTGGAGGTGATCTTCAGCGTCCGCTCGCCGCAGGATGTGATTTTTGCCGACGAATGGCGGAATTATCCGGTCACGCTGGTGGCGGAAAACAACGCCACCGAGGGATTTGTCGCCGGTCGTCTCAGCCGTGAGCTGCTGCAAAGCGTGCCGGATATCGCCGCCCGCACCGTCATGACCTGTGGTCCGGCACCGTACATGGACATCGTTGAAGAAGAGGTGAAAGCCCTGGGCGTGACCCGCTTCTTCAAAGAGCAGTTCTTTACGCCGGTGGCAGAGGCCGCCACCAGCGGGCTGAAGTTTACCAAACTGCAGCCCGCAAAAACCTTCTTTGGCCGCGTGGGCAGCACGCTGCTGGACGCGCTGGAGAGCAATAACGTGCCGGTGGTGGCCGCCTGTCGTGCGGGCGTCTGCGGGTGCTGTAAAACGAAGGTGGTGGACGGGAATTATACCGTCACCAGCACCATGACGCTGACGGATGCCGAAGTAGCGGAAGGCTATGTGCTGGCCTGCTCCTGTCATCCGCAGGGAGATTTGGTTCTGGCCTGA
- the hcp gene encoding hydroxylamine reductase — MFCVQCEQTIRTPAGNGCSYAQGMCGKTAETSDLQDLLIASLQGLSAWALKAREYGIIDHYVDNFAPRAFFSTLTNVNFDSPRIVGYAREAIALREALKAQCLSADAGARVDNPMADLQLVSDDLGDLQRQAAEFTPNKDKAAIGENILGLRLLCLYGLKGAAAYMEHAHVLDQYDNDIYAQYHKIMAWLGTWPSDMNALLECSMEIGQMNFKVMSILDAGETTKYGHPTPTQVNVKATEGKCILISGHDLKDLYNLLEQTDGTGVNVYTHGEMLPAHGYPELRKFKHLIGNYGSGWQNQQVEFARFPGPIVMTSNCIIDPTVGAYDDRIWTRSIVGWPGVSHLEGDDFGPVIAQAQQMAGFPYSEIPHLITVGFGRQTLLGAADSLIDLVSREKLRHIFLVGGCDGARGERNYFTDFATSVPDDCLILTLACGKYRFNKLEFGDIEGLPRLIDAGQCNDAYSAIILAVTLAEKLGCGVNDLPLSLVLSWFEQKAIVILLTLLSLGVKNIVTGPTAPGFFTPDLLAVLNEKFGLRSVTTVEEDMKQLLSA, encoded by the coding sequence ATGTTTTGTGTGCAATGTGAACAAACTATCCGTACTCCAGCCGGCAACGGCTGCTCTTACGCACAGGGCATGTGCGGTAAAACCGCAGAAACTTCCGATCTGCAGGATCTGCTGATTGCCTCCCTGCAGGGTTTATCCGCCTGGGCGCTGAAAGCCCGGGAATATGGCATCATCGACCACTACGTGGATAACTTCGCCCCGCGCGCGTTCTTCTCAACCCTGACTAACGTTAACTTCGACTCCCCGCGCATCGTGGGCTACGCCCGCGAAGCCATCGCCCTGCGCGAAGCCCTGAAAGCGCAGTGCCTGAGTGCCGATGCCGGTGCCCGCGTGGATAACCCAATGGCCGACCTGCAGCTGGTGAGCGATGACCTGGGTGACCTGCAGCGCCAGGCGGCAGAATTTACCCCGAACAAAGACAAAGCCGCGATTGGCGAAAACATCCTCGGCCTGCGCCTGCTGTGCCTGTACGGTCTGAAAGGCGCTGCGGCCTATATGGAGCACGCCCACGTTCTGGATCAGTACGACAACGACATCTACGCCCAGTACCACAAAATCATGGCATGGCTGGGCACCTGGCCTTCCGACATGAACGCTCTGCTGGAGTGCTCCATGGAAATCGGCCAGATGAACTTCAAAGTGATGAGCATTCTGGACGCCGGTGAAACCACCAAATACGGCCACCCAACCCCGACTCAGGTCAACGTCAAAGCGACCGAAGGTAAATGCATCCTGATTTCCGGTCACGACCTGAAAGATCTCTACAACCTGCTGGAGCAGACCGACGGCACCGGCGTCAACGTCTACACCCACGGTGAGATGCTGCCCGCCCACGGCTACCCGGAGCTGCGTAAATTCAAACATCTGATCGGTAACTACGGCAGCGGCTGGCAAAACCAGCAGGTGGAGTTCGCCCGCTTCCCTGGCCCCATCGTGATGACCTCTAACTGCATCATCGACCCAACCGTGGGGGCTTACGACGATCGTATCTGGACCCGCAGCATCGTCGGCTGGCCGGGCGTGAGCCACCTCGAAGGCGACGACTTTGGTCCGGTGATTGCCCAGGCGCAGCAGATGGCGGGCTTCCCGTACAGCGAAATTCCTCACCTGATCACCGTTGGTTTCGGTCGTCAGACCCTGCTGGGCGCAGCGGATTCCCTGATCGACCTGGTGAGCCGCGAAAAACTGCGCCACATCTTCCTGGTGGGCGGCTGTGACGGCGCGCGCGGCGAACGTAACTACTTCACCGATTTCGCCACCAGCGTTCCGGACGACTGCCTGATCCTGACCCTGGCGTGTGGTAAATACCGCTTCAACAAGCTGGAGTTCGGCGATATCGAAGGCCTGCCGCGCCTGATCGATGCCGGTCAGTGTAACGATGCTTACTCTGCCATCATCCTGGCCGTCACCCTGGCAGAAAAACTGGGCTGTGGCGTGAACGACCTGCCGCTGTCGCTGGTGCTCTCCTGGTTCGAACAGAAAGCGATTGTGATCCTGCTGACCCTGCTGTCGCTGGGCGTGAAAAACATCGTCACCGGCCCGACCGCACCTGGCTTCTTTACCCCGGATCTGCTGGCGGTGCTCAACGAGAAGTTTGGTCTGCGTTCCGTGACCACCGTTGAAGAAGACATGAAGCAGCTGCTGAGCGCGTAA